In one Modestobacter sp. L9-4 genomic region, the following are encoded:
- a CDS encoding GlsB/YeaQ/YmgE family stress response membrane protein, producing the protein MSLGGILLTIVIGFIAGLIARAVVPGKQDLGIVATLVLGLIGSVVGNGIYNLIANGNLEFRPGGWWASILGAILVLFVYVLATGSRRRVTR; encoded by the coding sequence ATGAGCCTTGGTGGAATCCTTCTGACGATCGTCATCGGCTTCATCGCCGGACTGATCGCCCGCGCCGTGGTCCCCGGCAAGCAGGACCTCGGCATCGTCGCCACCCTCGTCCTGGGGCTCATCGGCTCCGTCGTCGGCAACGGCATCTACAACCTGATCGCGAACGGCAACCTGGAGTTCCGGCCCGGTGGCTGGTGGGCCTCGATCCTCGGCGCCATCCTCGTGCTGTTCGTCTACGTGCTCGCGACCGGCAGCCGGCGCCGCGTCACCCGCTGA
- a CDS encoding cation diffusion facilitator family transporter: MGHDHGAGHRHGAEHGSGTAAAGHRRRLAVVLAATGSVFVLEVVGALVSGSLALLADAAHMATDALGIGMALTAVTLAQRPARGRRTFGLQRLEVLAAVANGLLLLGVGVYVVVEAVRRIGDPPDIDSGWMLGVAIVGLVVNVGSLALLHAKQGESLNTRGAYLEVVGDALGSVAVIVAAVVIATTGWTGADVVASLAVGALVLPRAWSLLREALDVLLEAAPRGVDLDDVRVHVLGVPGVLAVHDLHAWTITSGLPVLSAHVVVHDDVLAEGHGGRVLDALSACLGGHFDLSHCTFQLESPAHRGHESPVHE, translated from the coding sequence ATGGGGCACGACCACGGTGCGGGGCACCGTCACGGGGCGGAGCACGGCTCCGGCACCGCGGCGGCCGGGCACCGGCGCCGGCTGGCCGTCGTCCTGGCCGCCACCGGCAGCGTCTTCGTCCTCGAGGTCGTCGGCGCGCTCGTCTCCGGCTCGCTGGCCCTGCTCGCCGACGCCGCCCACATGGCCACCGACGCCCTCGGCATCGGCATGGCGCTCACTGCGGTCACCCTGGCCCAGCGGCCCGCCCGCGGCCGGCGCACTTTTGGCCTGCAGCGCCTCGAGGTCCTCGCCGCGGTGGCCAACGGGCTGCTGCTGCTCGGCGTCGGGGTCTATGTCGTCGTCGAGGCCGTCCGGCGGATCGGCGACCCACCCGACATCGACTCCGGCTGGATGCTCGGTGTCGCGATCGTCGGCCTGGTCGTCAACGTCGGGTCGCTGGCGCTGCTGCACGCCAAGCAGGGGGAGTCGCTGAACACCCGCGGCGCCTACCTCGAGGTGGTCGGTGACGCGCTCGGTTCGGTGGCGGTCATCGTCGCCGCCGTCGTCATCGCCACCACGGGCTGGACCGGCGCGGACGTCGTCGCCTCGCTCGCCGTGGGCGCCCTCGTGCTCCCGCGGGCCTGGTCGCTGCTGCGCGAGGCGCTCGACGTGCTGCTCGAGGCCGCCCCCCGCGGCGTCGACCTGGACGACGTCCGGGTGCACGTGCTCGGCGTCCCCGGCGTCCTGGCGGTGCACGACCTGCACGCCTGGACCATCACCTCGGGGCTGCCCGTGCTGTCGGCGCACGTGGTAGTGCACGACGACGTCCTGGCGGAGGGGCACGGTGGCCGGGTGCTCGACGCCCTGTCCGCGTGCCTGGGCGGCCACTTCGACCTCTCCCACTGCACCTTCCAGCTCGAGTCGCCCGCGCACCGCGGCCACGAGTCGCCCGTCCACGAGTGA
- a CDS encoding putative RNA methyltransferase: MTLPELPAAAVGVLACPVCRQGLVVDGSGLRCPAGHAFDRARQGHVTLLPAGGSPHAGDSAAMVADRADFLAAGHYAGITAALADAVLAGPPPGTLLDLGGGTGAHLAGVLDRAPDAVGVVLDASRYAARRAARAHPRAMAVVADSWAGWPVRDAVLDRVLVVFAPRNGAETARVLAPEGRLVVVTPAADHLAELVGPLGLLTVDPAKADRLSAALEPHLEPVASVVHREVLALDHAAVRTLVGMGPHARHLAEGELAGRVAGLPGTVPVTVAVDVSTWRVGRGGR, from the coding sequence ATGACGCTGCCGGAGCTGCCGGCCGCCGCGGTCGGCGTGCTGGCCTGCCCGGTCTGCCGTCAGGGCCTGGTCGTCGACGGGTCCGGGTTGCGCTGCCCCGCCGGGCACGCGTTCGACCGTGCCCGGCAGGGTCACGTGACGTTGCTCCCGGCAGGTGGCAGCCCGCACGCCGGTGACTCCGCGGCGATGGTGGCCGACCGGGCCGACTTCCTCGCCGCCGGGCACTACGCGGGCATCACCGCCGCACTCGCCGACGCGGTGCTCGCCGGTCCGCCGCCCGGCACGCTGCTCGACCTCGGCGGCGGCACCGGGGCGCACCTGGCCGGCGTGCTCGACCGGGCGCCGGACGCCGTCGGCGTGGTGCTGGACGCCTCGCGGTACGCGGCCCGCCGAGCGGCGCGGGCGCACCCGCGGGCGATGGCGGTGGTGGCGGACTCCTGGGCGGGGTGGCCCGTGCGGGACGCGGTCCTGGACCGGGTCCTCGTGGTCTTCGCGCCCCGCAACGGCGCGGAGACCGCCCGCGTGCTCGCACCGGAGGGCCGGCTGGTCGTGGTGACCCCGGCCGCCGACCACCTCGCCGAGCTCGTCGGACCACTGGGCCTGCTCACCGTGGACCCGGCCAAGGCCGACCGGCTGTCGGCGGCGCTGGAGCCGCACCTGGAGCCGGTGGCCTCCGTGGTCCACCGGGAGGTGCTGGCCCTCGACCACGCCGCGGTGCGCACGCTGGTCGGTATGGGCCCGCACGCCCGGCACCTGGCCGAGGGGGAGCTGGCCGGCCGGGTGGCCGGGCTGCCCGGGACCGTGCCGGTCACCGTGGCGGTCGACGTCAGCACCTGGCGGGTCGGCCGCGGCGGACGGTGA
- a CDS encoding oxidoreductase produces MTTPTAESSGQFALGDRTVHRIGYGAMQLSGPHVMGPPADRDGAVAVLRRAVELGVDHIDTSDYYGPHVTNEIIREALHPYADDLTIVTKVGARRTPDGQWPEALGADELRQAVHDNLDHLGVDAMDVVNLRMPGFAEPVQRSMAEPMETLAALQQEGLVKHIGVSNVTLQMYAEAKSIAPVVCVQNHYNLVNRSDDAMVDALAREGVAYVPFFPLGGFNPLQSAALESVARTLETTPMEVALAWLLARSPNLVLIPGTKSIAHLEQNLEAAMRRLGPVEMAELDRIGGDGTLDPDL; encoded by the coding sequence ATGACCACTCCGACAGCCGAGTCCTCCGGCCAGTTCGCCCTCGGCGACCGCACGGTGCACCGCATCGGCTACGGCGCCATGCAGCTCTCCGGCCCGCACGTCATGGGCCCGCCCGCCGACCGGGACGGCGCCGTGGCCGTGCTGCGCCGCGCGGTGGAGCTGGGCGTCGACCACATCGACACCAGCGACTACTACGGCCCGCACGTGACCAACGAGATCATCCGCGAGGCGCTGCACCCCTACGCCGACGACCTGACGATCGTCACCAAGGTCGGCGCCCGCCGGACGCCGGACGGCCAGTGGCCCGAGGCACTGGGCGCCGATGAGCTGCGCCAGGCGGTCCACGACAACCTCGACCACCTCGGCGTGGACGCCATGGACGTGGTCAACCTGCGGATGCCCGGGTTCGCCGAGCCGGTGCAGCGCTCGATGGCCGAGCCGATGGAGACCCTCGCCGCGCTGCAGCAGGAGGGGCTGGTCAAGCACATCGGCGTCAGCAACGTGACGCTGCAGATGTACGCCGAGGCGAAGTCGATCGCCCCGGTGGTGTGCGTGCAGAACCACTACAACCTGGTCAACCGCAGCGACGACGCCATGGTCGACGCGCTGGCCCGCGAGGGCGTGGCCTACGTGCCGTTCTTCCCGCTCGGTGGGTTCAACCCGCTGCAGTCCGCGGCGCTGGAGTCGGTGGCCCGCACGCTGGAGACCACGCCGATGGAGGTCGCGCTGGCCTGGCTGCTGGCCCGCTCCCCCAACCTGGTGCTGATCCCCGGCACCAAGTCGATCGCGCACCTGGAGCAGAATCTCGAGGCGGCCATGCGCCGGCTCGGGCCGGTGGAGATGGCGGAGCTGGACCGCATCGGCGGCGACGGCACCCTC
- a CDS encoding alcohol dehydrogenase catalytic domain-containing protein, whose product MRAVTWHGRDDVRVDTVPDPTIQDPTDVIVEITSSGICGSDLHLIEVMAPFMSVGDVMGHEPMGIVREVGAGVTELKEGDRVVVPFNISCGTCWMCNQGLQSQCETTQNREQGYGASLFGYTKLYGQVPGGQAQYLRVPFGNTLPIKVPHGPADDRFVYLSDVLPTAWQAVQYANVKPGSTVLVLGLGPIGDMATRIAQHLGAELVLGVDDVPERVARARAHGVEVHDGTKKADVLAWAQDKTAGRGPDAVIDAVGMEAHGSPVAEFAQKATALVPDKVMEKVMQVVGIDRMAALNTAIDVVRRGGTISLSGVYGGATDPLPLMRMFDKQVELRMGQANVWRWVPDILPLLTDADPLGVDGFATHHVSLEQAPQAYETFRQKQDGAIKVLLQP is encoded by the coding sequence ATGCGCGCAGTGACCTGGCACGGCCGGGACGACGTCCGCGTCGACACCGTCCCCGACCCGACCATCCAGGACCCGACCGACGTCATCGTGGAGATCACCTCCAGCGGCATCTGCGGCTCCGACCTCCACCTCATCGAGGTGATGGCACCGTTCATGTCCGTCGGTGACGTCATGGGCCACGAGCCGATGGGGATCGTGCGCGAGGTCGGCGCCGGGGTGACCGAGCTCAAGGAGGGCGACCGCGTCGTCGTCCCGTTCAACATCTCCTGCGGCACCTGCTGGATGTGCAACCAGGGACTGCAGAGCCAGTGCGAGACCACGCAGAACCGCGAGCAGGGCTACGGCGCCTCGCTGTTCGGCTACACCAAGCTCTACGGCCAGGTCCCCGGTGGCCAGGCCCAGTACCTGCGGGTGCCCTTCGGCAACACGCTGCCGATCAAGGTCCCGCACGGCCCGGCCGACGACCGGTTCGTCTACCTCTCCGACGTGCTGCCCACCGCATGGCAGGCCGTGCAGTACGCCAACGTCAAGCCCGGCAGCACCGTGCTCGTCCTGGGCCTGGGCCCGATCGGTGACATGGCCACCCGCATCGCCCAGCACCTGGGCGCCGAGCTGGTCCTCGGCGTCGACGACGTCCCGGAGCGCGTCGCCCGGGCCCGCGCCCACGGGGTCGAGGTGCACGACGGCACGAAGAAGGCCGACGTCCTGGCCTGGGCGCAGGACAAGACGGCCGGCCGCGGGCCGGACGCCGTCATCGACGCCGTCGGCATGGAGGCGCACGGCTCGCCGGTCGCCGAGTTCGCCCAGAAGGCCACCGCCCTGGTGCCGGACAAGGTGATGGAGAAGGTGATGCAGGTCGTCGGCATCGACCGGATGGCCGCGCTGAACACCGCCATCGACGTCGTCCGCCGCGGCGGCACCATCTCGCTGTCCGGCGTGTACGGCGGGGCCACCGACCCGCTGCCCCTGATGCGCATGTTCGACAAGCAGGTCGAGCTGCGGATGGGCCAGGCCAACGTGTGGCGCTGGGTGCCCGACATCCTGCCGCTGCTCACCGACGCCGACCCGCTGGGCGTCGACGGGTTCGCCACGCACCACGTGTCGCTGGAGCAGGCGCCGCAGGCCTACGAGACCTTCCGGCAGAAGCAGGACGGCGCGATCAAGGTGCTGCTGCAGCCCTGA
- a CDS encoding M23 family metallopeptidase, whose translation MDPQHLARLDDDGTTRHGAVQAGGPAAAPSPTSPEVPAPAPVPTLVRGLTRRSRRVRSTSPLSAASTCPASGRTVDPGSDSWPLAVGATASGRTDAWPLALDVDALLAAGAARPVAEQAAVAKEPVVAHPATGRRRHGSRPSLGRPRLLVTAALLGVAGLALTAAGDPVDVARAADADQPVSVASELGLVQAEQPALTGEVATSRLQQLLATRAEREDEQAAAARVQADADRVASDAAVAAAAAAAEAARPEAVLPVQGARLTSGFGMRWGTLHAGIDFAAPIGTPEYAAMDGVVVRAGAASGFGLAVYIQHENGDVTVYGHMQEILVAEGQRVHAGDTIALLGNRGQSTGPHLHFEVHVGGIEGTRVDPVPWLQERGVTV comes from the coding sequence ATGGACCCGCAACATCTCGCCCGGCTCGACGACGACGGGACGACGCGCCACGGCGCCGTCCAGGCCGGTGGCCCCGCTGCCGCCCCGTCGCCCACGAGCCCCGAGGTGCCGGCGCCGGCGCCCGTCCCGACCCTCGTGCGCGGCCTCACCCGGCGCTCCCGCCGGGTGCGGAGCACCTCGCCGCTGAGCGCCGCCAGCACCTGCCCGGCCTCCGGCCGCACCGTCGACCCGGGCTCCGACAGCTGGCCGCTGGCGGTCGGCGCCACGGCGTCCGGCCGCACCGACGCGTGGCCGCTCGCCCTCGACGTCGACGCGCTGCTCGCCGCCGGGGCCGCCCGCCCGGTGGCCGAGCAGGCCGCGGTCGCCAAGGAGCCGGTGGTCGCCCACCCGGCCACCGGACGACGCCGGCACGGCAGCCGTCCGTCGCTCGGCCGCCCGCGGCTGCTGGTGACCGCAGCCCTCCTGGGCGTCGCCGGTCTGGCGCTGACCGCGGCCGGCGACCCGGTGGACGTCGCCCGCGCCGCCGACGCCGACCAGCCGGTCAGCGTCGCGTCCGAGCTGGGCCTCGTGCAGGCCGAGCAGCCCGCGCTGACCGGGGAGGTGGCGACCTCCCGCCTGCAGCAGCTGCTGGCCACCCGGGCCGAGCGCGAGGACGAGCAGGCCGCCGCCGCCCGGGTCCAGGCCGACGCCGACCGGGTCGCCTCCGACGCCGCGGTCGCCGCCGCTGCTGCCGCCGCCGAGGCCGCGCGCCCCGAGGCCGTGCTGCCCGTGCAGGGTGCTCGGCTCACCAGCGGGTTCGGCATGCGGTGGGGGACGCTGCACGCCGGCATCGACTTCGCCGCCCCGATCGGCACCCCCGAGTACGCCGCCATGGACGGCGTGGTCGTGCGCGCCGGAGCCGCCAGCGGGTTCGGTCTGGCCGTGTACATCCAGCACGAGAACGGTGACGTCACCGTCTACGGGCACATGCAGGAGATCCTGGTGGCCGAGGGGCAGCGCGTGCACGCCGGCGACACCATCGCGCTGCTGGGCAACCGCGGGCAGTCCACCGGGCCGCACCTGCACTTCGAGGTGCACGTCGGCGGCATCGAGGGCACCCGGGTCGACCCCGTGCCGTGGCTGCAGGAGCGCGGCGTCACCGTCTGA
- a CDS encoding MFS transporter: MSSSTPQSPGSGPVLGDEPYPKRWLALGVIAVTVLMIVLDATIVNIALPAVSTDLEISAANQQWIVTAYTLTFGGLLLLGGRIADFWGRKRTYLVGAVGFAIASAIGGLAVNEEMLFAARALQGAFGALLGPASLALLTVLFTDAAERAKAFAVYGAIAGGGSAVGLLLGGVLTEYADWRWCFWVNVPVALFAVLAAIRIVPESKAPGDASYDVPGAVLVTVGLASLVYGFTKVAQASQEDPAENAWANGTALTFILIGLVLVAAFVVVEFKVRNPLLPMRLVLDRNRGGAYLTSTLVGAGLIGSFFFLSLYFQEVLGYTPVATGFASLPTTLGVLIAAGVASALVPKIGPKPLMVLGGLLAAGGLFLLSFLDVGSSFWAIPFPGQLLLGLGLGFTFVPLSNLALVGIGAHDAGAASAVLQAVQQIGASIGTALLATLSVGAITAALTDRPATEQDPVAGLEAQVSGYTTAFTWAAVLLLIGAVVSAVLIKATKDDLPTDAPVHAG, translated from the coding sequence GTGAGCAGCTCCACCCCACAGTCCCCGGGCTCCGGCCCCGTCCTGGGCGACGAGCCCTACCCGAAGCGGTGGCTGGCGCTGGGCGTCATCGCCGTGACGGTGCTGATGATCGTGCTCGACGCGACCATCGTGAACATCGCGCTGCCGGCGGTCTCGACCGACCTGGAGATCAGCGCCGCCAACCAGCAGTGGATCGTCACTGCCTACACCCTGACCTTCGGCGGGCTGCTCCTGCTCGGCGGCCGGATCGCCGACTTCTGGGGCCGCAAGCGCACCTACCTGGTCGGCGCCGTCGGCTTCGCGATCGCCTCGGCCATCGGCGGCCTGGCGGTCAACGAGGAGATGCTGTTCGCCGCCCGCGCGCTGCAGGGCGCCTTCGGTGCCCTCCTCGGCCCGGCGTCGCTGGCCCTGCTGACCGTCCTGTTCACCGACGCCGCCGAGCGGGCCAAGGCCTTCGCCGTCTACGGCGCGATCGCCGGCGGTGGGTCCGCGGTGGGCCTGCTGCTGGGCGGGGTGCTCACCGAGTACGCCGACTGGCGCTGGTGCTTCTGGGTCAACGTGCCGGTGGCGCTGTTCGCCGTCCTGGCCGCGATCCGGATCGTGCCGGAGAGCAAGGCCCCCGGTGACGCGAGCTACGACGTCCCGGGTGCGGTGCTGGTGACGGTCGGCCTCGCCTCGCTGGTCTACGGGTTCACCAAGGTGGCGCAGGCCTCGCAGGAGGACCCGGCGGAGAACGCCTGGGCGAACGGCACCGCGCTGACCTTCATCCTCATCGGCCTGGTGCTGGTCGCCGCGTTCGTCGTCGTCGAGTTCAAGGTGCGCAACCCGCTGCTGCCGATGCGGCTGGTGCTCGACCGCAACCGGGGCGGGGCCTACCTGACCTCGACGCTGGTCGGTGCCGGGCTCATCGGGTCGTTCTTCTTCCTGAGCCTGTACTTCCAGGAGGTGCTGGGCTACACCCCGGTCGCGACCGGGTTCGCCTCGCTGCCCACCACCCTCGGTGTGCTCATCGCCGCGGGCGTGGCCAGCGCCCTGGTGCCCAAGATCGGCCCGAAGCCGCTGATGGTGCTCGGTGGCCTGCTCGCCGCGGGTGGCCTGTTCCTGCTGTCCTTCCTGGACGTCGGCTCCTCGTTCTGGGCGATCCCCTTCCCCGGCCAGCTGCTGCTGGGCCTGGGTCTGGGCTTCACCTTCGTGCCGCTGTCGAACCTGGCCCTCGTCGGGATCGGGGCGCACGACGCGGGTGCGGCGAGCGCGGTGCTGCAGGCGGTCCAGCAGATCGGTGCCTCCATCGGGACGGCGCTGCTGGCCACGCTGTCGGTGGGCGCCATCACCGCGGCGCTGACCGACCGCCCGGCCACCGAGCAGGACCCGGTCGCCGGGCTGGAGGCGCAGGTCTCCGGTTACACGACCGCCTTCACCTGGGCCGCCGTCCTGCTGCTCATCGGTGCGGTGGTCTCCGCGGTGCTGATCAAGGCCACCAAGGACGACCTGCCCACCGACGCCCCGGTGCACGCCGGCTGA
- a CDS encoding MFS transporter — protein MPRALLALAIGAFGIGTSEFVIMGMLPQVAAEFSVSVAAVGILISAYALGVVLGAPTLTALGVRFTPRQTLIALMVVFTVGNALSALAPSYETLMAARVITALAHGSFFGVGAVAARALVPREKGTQAISLMFVGLTLANVVGVPIGTFVGQEVSWRLVFAGAGVIGLLTIGGLVAWMPRVAGAPTDLRQELGAFRRRQVWTTLAVTTIGFAALFSVYSYITPILTDLSGVPEGAVPFLLALFGVGTTVGTLLGGRLGDRYGFVFVTVGLLATAALLVVFTFVVVVPVVAVVLLVLFGAITFSGGPVVQNRAIEAAQVQGGSLVSAANQGAFNAANALGAALGAATLDAGWGYRAPMWVGAVLALLGAVLSVAVVRDQRAEAARESARVEPATTAAVRAA, from the coding sequence GTGCCCCGCGCCCTGCTCGCACTCGCCATCGGCGCCTTCGGCATCGGGACGTCGGAGTTCGTGATCATGGGGATGCTGCCCCAGGTCGCTGCCGAGTTCTCCGTCTCGGTGGCCGCCGTCGGGATCCTCATCAGCGCCTACGCCCTCGGGGTGGTGCTCGGCGCGCCGACGCTGACCGCGCTCGGGGTGCGGTTCACCCCGCGGCAGACGCTGATCGCGCTGATGGTGGTGTTCACCGTCGGCAACGCACTGTCCGCCCTGGCCCCCAGCTACGAGACCCTGATGGCCGCCCGGGTCATCACCGCGCTGGCGCACGGCTCGTTCTTCGGGGTGGGTGCCGTCGCCGCCCGCGCGCTGGTGCCCAGGGAGAAGGGCACCCAGGCGATCTCGCTGATGTTCGTGGGACTGACGCTGGCCAACGTCGTCGGCGTCCCGATCGGCACGTTCGTGGGCCAGGAGGTGAGCTGGCGGCTGGTCTTCGCCGGCGCCGGGGTGATCGGGCTGCTGACCATCGGCGGGCTGGTCGCGTGGATGCCGCGGGTCGCCGGCGCGCCCACCGACCTGCGGCAGGAGCTGGGCGCATTCCGCCGGCGCCAGGTCTGGACGACCCTCGCGGTGACCACGATCGGCTTCGCGGCCCTGTTCTCCGTGTACAGCTACATCACCCCGATCCTCACCGACCTGTCCGGCGTCCCCGAGGGGGCGGTGCCCTTCCTGCTCGCGCTCTTCGGCGTGGGCACCACCGTGGGCACGCTGCTCGGCGGCCGGCTGGGCGACCGGTACGGCTTCGTCTTCGTCACCGTCGGACTGCTCGCGACCGCGGCCCTGCTGGTCGTGTTCACCTTCGTGGTGGTCGTGCCCGTCGTCGCCGTCGTCCTGCTCGTGCTGTTCGGCGCCATCACGTTCTCCGGCGGGCCGGTGGTGCAGAACCGGGCCATCGAGGCCGCGCAGGTGCAGGGCGGCAGCCTGGTGTCCGCGGCCAACCAGGGCGCGTTCAACGCCGCCAACGCCCTCGGCGCCGCGCTCGGCGCAGCCACCCTGGACGCCGGCTGGGGCTACCGCGCCCCCATGTGGGTCGGCGCCGTCCTGGCGCTGCTGGGCGCCGTCCTGTCGGTGGCGGTGGTGCGCGACCAGCGGGCCGAGGCCGCGCGCGAGTCCGCGCGGGTCGAGCCGGCGACCACCGCCGCGGTCCGCGCCGCCTGA
- a CDS encoding metallophosphoesterase — protein sequence MPISVVFLSDTHVPKRARDLPAALWQHVEDADVVVHAGDWVDVALLDELEQRSRRLVGVYGNNDHGALRERLPEVARVELAGLRVAVVHETGAAAGRERRCAERFPDTDLLVFGHSHIPWDTRAPGGLRLLNPGSPTDRRRQPHATYLTAVLDGGRIEELTLHRLPVRTR from the coding sequence GTGCCGATCTCCGTGGTGTTCCTCTCCGACACCCACGTGCCCAAGCGGGCCCGCGACCTCCCGGCCGCACTGTGGCAGCACGTCGAGGACGCCGACGTCGTCGTGCACGCCGGCGACTGGGTCGACGTGGCGCTGCTCGACGAGCTGGAGCAGCGGTCCCGGCGACTGGTGGGGGTGTACGGCAACAACGACCACGGCGCGCTGCGCGAGCGGCTGCCGGAGGTGGCCCGGGTGGAGCTGGCGGGCCTGCGGGTCGCCGTCGTCCACGAGACCGGGGCGGCCGCGGGTCGGGAGCGCCGGTGTGCCGAGCGGTTCCCCGACACCGACCTCCTGGTGTTCGGGCACAGCCACATCCCCTGGGACACCAGAGCGCCCGGCGGGCTCCGGCTGCTCAACCCGGGATCACCCACCGACCGGCGCCGGCAACCGCACGCCACGTACCTCACCGCGGTCCTGGACGGCGGCCGGATCGAGGAGCTCACCCTGCACCGGCTGCCGGTGCGCACCCGATGA
- the ctaD gene encoding cytochrome c oxidase subunit I has protein sequence MTIAPAPIVSRPSPAHEAEKGSRLLGLLRTTDHKTIGLMYTTVAFIWFFVGGFMALLMRGELARPELQFLSPEQYNQLVTMHGTIMLLFFATPMFFAFANLIMPLQLGAPDVAFPRLNAFSFWLFFFGSAIAVSGFLTPGGAADFGWYAYTPLSTGAHSPGAGGDLWIAGLAVSGLGTILGGVNFIATIICLRAPGLTMFRMSIFTWASLVTSILVLLAFPILTAALMALLADRHLGAQIFTAANGGPMLWQHLFWFFGHPEVYIIALPFFGIISEVIPVFSRKPLFGYKGMVFALIAITALSLAVWAHHMFATGAVLLPFFAFLTYLIAVPTGIKFFNWIGTMWRGQLTFETPMLFAVGFLITFLLGGLTGVLLASPPLDWHVNDSYFVVAHFHYVVFGTVVFAAYSGLYFWFPKLCGRMMDEKIGKLHFWLTFIGFHATFLIQHWLGNEGMPRRYADYLPTDGGGSFTTMHTISTIGSFILGASVIPFVYNVVKSWKHGRLALRDDPWGHGNSLEWATSSPPPRHNFTEIPRIRSERPAFELHYPHLRDRMEMEAHAGKGHGPYAGEAGLTGGSRAGANDKDPT, from the coding sequence GTGACGATCGCACCCGCCCCGATCGTGAGCCGGCCCAGCCCGGCACACGAGGCCGAGAAGGGCTCGCGGCTCCTCGGACTGCTCCGCACCACGGACCACAAGACCATCGGCCTGATGTACACCACGGTGGCGTTCATCTGGTTCTTCGTCGGCGGGTTCATGGCCCTGCTGATGCGCGGTGAGCTGGCCCGGCCCGAGCTGCAGTTCCTCTCGCCCGAGCAGTACAACCAGCTGGTCACGATGCACGGCACGATCATGCTGCTGTTCTTCGCGACGCCCATGTTCTTCGCCTTCGCGAACCTGATCATGCCGCTGCAGCTCGGTGCGCCCGACGTCGCCTTCCCCCGGCTGAACGCCTTCTCCTTCTGGCTGTTCTTCTTCGGCTCGGCGATCGCGGTCTCCGGCTTCCTGACCCCCGGTGGTGCCGCCGACTTCGGCTGGTACGCCTACACCCCGCTGTCGACCGGGGCGCACAGCCCGGGCGCCGGTGGTGACCTCTGGATCGCCGGCCTGGCCGTCAGTGGTCTGGGCACGATCCTCGGTGGCGTCAATTTCATCGCCACGATCATCTGCCTGCGCGCACCGGGTCTGACGATGTTCCGGATGTCGATCTTCACCTGGGCGTCGCTGGTCACCAGCATCCTGGTCCTGCTCGCCTTCCCGATCCTGACCGCCGCGCTGATGGCGCTGCTGGCCGACCGGCACCTGGGTGCGCAGATCTTCACCGCCGCGAACGGCGGGCCGATGCTGTGGCAGCACCTCTTCTGGTTCTTCGGTCACCCCGAGGTCTACATCATCGCGTTGCCGTTCTTCGGCATCATCAGCGAGGTCATCCCGGTCTTCAGCCGCAAGCCGCTGTTCGGCTACAAGGGCATGGTCTTCGCGCTGATCGCGATCACCGCCCTGTCGCTCGCGGTGTGGGCGCACCACATGTTCGCCACCGGCGCGGTGCTGCTGCCGTTCTTCGCCTTCCTGACGTACCTGATCGCCGTCCCGACCGGCATCAAGTTCTTCAACTGGATCGGCACGATGTGGCGCGGCCAGCTCACCTTCGAGACGCCGATGCTGTTCGCGGTCGGCTTCCTCATCACCTTCCTGCTCGGTGGTCTGACCGGTGTCCTGCTGGCCAGCCCGCCGCTGGACTGGCACGTCAACGACAGCTACTTCGTCGTGGCGCACTTCCACTACGTCGTCTTCGGCACCGTGGTGTTCGCCGCCTACTCGGGCCTGTACTTCTGGTTCCCGAAGCTGTGCGGCCGCATGATGGACGAGAAGATCGGCAAGCTGCACTTCTGGCTGACCTTCATCGGCTTCCACGCCACGTTCCTCATCCAGCACTGGCTGGGCAACGAGGGCATGCCGCGTCGCTACGCCGACTACCTGCCGACCGACGGTGGCGGGTCGTTCACCACGATGCACACGATCTCCACGATCGGTTCGTTCATCCTGGGTGCCTCGGTGATCCCCTTCGTCTACAACGTCGTCAAGTCGTGGAAGCACGGCCGGCTGGCGCTGCGGGACGACCCCTGGGGCCACGGCAACTCGCTGGAGTGGGCCACGTCCTCTCCGCCGCCGCGGCACAACTTCACCGAGATCCCGCGGATCCGCTCGGAGCGCCCGGCGTTCGAGCTGCACTACCCGCACCTGCGGGACCGGATGGAGATGGAGGCCCACGCGGGCAAGGGCCACGGGCCCTACGCCGGCGAGGCCGGTCTCACCGGTGGCAGCCGAGCAGGCGCCAACGACAAGGACCCGACCTGA